The Cottoperca gobio chromosome 22, fCotGob3.1, whole genome shotgun sequence genome contains a region encoding:
- the LOC115027165 gene encoding G patch domain-containing protein 2-like isoform X3, translating to MMDELVQDFVSALEQTSEQSKLGDLWQEMVLSPLHQRRQIRRRRGRKRYRESSLYPLQHRRCWIEASESSLDETKGYRENSSSTIGASVANCSDSDDVIPTNRWRSVMRGPVRTRQPSWPESDSFTENNPGRQLRRRRKVKRMTSDVTVRLQQKLKVSGVDGKRRHRPSRMQHLSGSKKRSGGWVGADRQTEGARLMGKECWKRKMAKEHRDAADENMSEGETSSTCSSDPGLFTNDEGRQGDDEQSDWFFEGDCGVGTSVAGLLPGWDSDNQLSLEDNRPPPTFLQPARPSHRGYRYHSRLKRVPGSAACCIRKDKRRLPSKGNGMPVFVERLRHFSQDPYQRDFWRPSVGKRDRSQLNPLCPLPVCPIDMVSESSRHRCSSSICRNSEQPIS from the exons ATGATGGATGAGCTGGTGCAGGACTTTGTGTCCGCTCTGGAGCAGACCTCAGAGCAAAGCAAGCTGGGGGATCTGTGGCAGGAAATGGTCCTGAGTCCTCTTCACCAGCGCCGGCAGATCCGCCGTCGCAGAGGTCGCAAGCGCTATCGTGAATCTTCCCTCTATCCGCTGCAGCACAGACGATGCTGGATTGAAGCCTCGGAGTCCAGCTTGGACGAGACTAAAGGATACAGGGAGAACTCTTCCTCAACCATCGGTGCCTCTGTGGCCAACTGCAGTGACTCTGACGACGTGATTCCAACCAACCGATGGCGCTCCGTCATGAGAGGCCCGGTCAGGACTAGGCAGCCCTCCTGGCCAGAGTCCGACTCCTTCACCGAGAACAATCCAGGACGGCAACTCAGGAGGCGAAGGAAGGTCAAGCGTATGACCTCAGACGTCACAGTTAGGTTGCAGCAGAAGTTAAAGGTTTCTGGTGTAGATGGGAAACGGAGACACAGGCCATCTAGGATGCAACATCTTTCAGGATCGAAGAAGAGGTCTGGGGGCTGGGTGGGAGCAGACCGACAGACTGAAGGAGCCAGGCTGATGGGAAAGGAGTGCTGGAAGAGAAAGATGGCCAAGGAACACAGAGATGCAGCAGATGAGAACATGTCTGAGgg GGAAACCAGCAGCACATGCAGCAGTGACCCTGGCCTGTTCACCAATGATGAGGGAAGACAAG GCGATGACGAGCAGAGCGACTGGTTCTTCGAGGGGGACTGTGGAGTCGGGACGAGTGTCGCCGGCCTGCTGCCCGGATGGGACTCAGACAACCAGCTTTCCCTCGAGGATAACCGTCCTCCACCCACCTTCCTGCAACCTGCACGGCCCTCTCACCGAG GGTATCGGTATCATTCACGCCTGAAGCGAGTGCCTGGCTCTGCTGCCTGCTGCATCAGGAAGGACAAGAGGCGGCTTCCCAGCAAG GGCAACGGCATGCCAGTGTTtgtagagagactgagacactTCTCCCAAGATCCTTACCAGAGAGA CTTTTGGCGGCCTTCTGTTGGAAAACGAGACCGAAGCCAG TTGAACCCTTTGTGCCCATTACCAGTGTGTCCTATTGACATGGTGTCAGAGAGCTCCCGTCACAGATGTTCTTCCTCAATCTGCAGAAACAG
- the LOC115027165 gene encoding G patch domain-containing protein 2-like isoform X2 encodes MMDELVQDFVSALEQTSEQSKLGDLWQEMVLSPLHQRRQIRRRRGRKRYRESSLYPLQHRRCWIEASESSLDETKGYRENSSSTIGASVANCSDSDDVIPTNRWRSVMRGPVRTRQPSWPESDSFTENNPGRQLRRRRKVKRMTSDVTVRLQQKLKVSGVDGKRRHRPSRMQHLSGSKKRSGGWVGADRQTEGARLMGKECWKRKMAKEHRDAADENMSEGETSSTCSSDPGLFTNDEGRQGDDEQSDWFFEGDCGVGTSVAGLLPGWDSDNQLSLEDNRPPPTFLQPARPSHRGYRYHSRLKRVPGSAACCIRKDKRRLPSKGNGMPVFVERLRHFSQDPYQRDFWRPSVGKRDRSQLNPLCPLPVCPIDMVSESSRHRCSSSICRNRQTDVSCAYQSRSDIRRRETEAVSVTTSGITLASSPLAYIIIGCLMLLHTKLNLQTEDFKYLK; translated from the exons ATGATGGATGAGCTGGTGCAGGACTTTGTGTCCGCTCTGGAGCAGACCTCAGAGCAAAGCAAGCTGGGGGATCTGTGGCAGGAAATGGTCCTGAGTCCTCTTCACCAGCGCCGGCAGATCCGCCGTCGCAGAGGTCGCAAGCGCTATCGTGAATCTTCCCTCTATCCGCTGCAGCACAGACGATGCTGGATTGAAGCCTCGGAGTCCAGCTTGGACGAGACTAAAGGATACAGGGAGAACTCTTCCTCAACCATCGGTGCCTCTGTGGCCAACTGCAGTGACTCTGACGACGTGATTCCAACCAACCGATGGCGCTCCGTCATGAGAGGCCCGGTCAGGACTAGGCAGCCCTCCTGGCCAGAGTCCGACTCCTTCACCGAGAACAATCCAGGACGGCAACTCAGGAGGCGAAGGAAGGTCAAGCGTATGACCTCAGACGTCACAGTTAGGTTGCAGCAGAAGTTAAAGGTTTCTGGTGTAGATGGGAAACGGAGACACAGGCCATCTAGGATGCAACATCTTTCAGGATCGAAGAAGAGGTCTGGGGGCTGGGTGGGAGCAGACCGACAGACTGAAGGAGCCAGGCTGATGGGAAAGGAGTGCTGGAAGAGAAAGATGGCCAAGGAACACAGAGATGCAGCAGATGAGAACATGTCTGAGgg GGAAACCAGCAGCACATGCAGCAGTGACCCTGGCCTGTTCACCAATGATGAGGGAAGACAAG GCGATGACGAGCAGAGCGACTGGTTCTTCGAGGGGGACTGTGGAGTCGGGACGAGTGTCGCCGGCCTGCTGCCCGGATGGGACTCAGACAACCAGCTTTCCCTCGAGGATAACCGTCCTCCACCCACCTTCCTGCAACCTGCACGGCCCTCTCACCGAG GGTATCGGTATCATTCACGCCTGAAGCGAGTGCCTGGCTCTGCTGCCTGCTGCATCAGGAAGGACAAGAGGCGGCTTCCCAGCAAG GGCAACGGCATGCCAGTGTTtgtagagagactgagacactTCTCCCAAGATCCTTACCAGAGAGA CTTTTGGCGGCCTTCTGTTGGAAAACGAGACCGAAGCCAG TTGAACCCTTTGTGCCCATTACCAGTGTGTCCTATTGACATGGTGTCAGAGAGCTCCCGTCACAGATGTTCTTCCTCAATCTGCAGAAACAG GCAGACTGACGTCTCCTGTGCATACCAGTCCCGGAGTGACATCAGGAGGAGGGAAACAGAAGCTGTGTCCGTCACAACGTCAGGTATCACTCTGGCCTCTTCACCACTCGCCTACATTATTATTGGATGTCTCATGTTGTTGCATACAAAACTAAACCTGCAGACTGAGGATTTTAAATATCTCAAGTAA